The Candidatus Omnitrophota bacterium genome contains the following window.
ATTAGGCGAGATCTCGGACATAAACAATGTGTCCGTCGGTTTTTTTGCTGATGAATATGTTGCTGATATTGAGAAGAGGACGCTGACAGACGCGGATAGCGGAAAAATCGTCCCCGATTTTATCGCAGTGCTCATTTTACATTATTTAATAAAAAAAATTGAAGGCCTGCCGGAAGAAACGGGTAAATGGATCTCTTTTAAGGAAATGGACGGAGGGGAAATATATTATCCGGCTTTCAGAAAACGAGCGGTGGAACCGGTGATCAGAAAATACGGGGCGAATCCCGAAGGGCTTCTTTTAAGTATTGACAGGCTCGGCGCCAGCAACGAATCAGCCGGAGATTGTTCTATAAAAATATATCCCCTTGAAGGTGTGCCCGTTCTTATCACTGTATTCGGTCAGGACGATGAATTCCCGGCCGAAGCCAGCGTTCTCTTTGACAGGAGCATAAAGAATATATTCGCTACGGAAGACGCCGCGGTCCTCGCCGGCCTCGTCGCCTCAAAAATCAAATAGCAGCAGTAATTGACAAGCATGGTTATTAAGTGACCCCAGATGAAAAATGCGCGGAGATTGACCGGTTAATTGTAAGAATGAGCAACCTTCTAAACTGTAAATCTCCCGACAGATTTCAACGTGATTTTGTAGAAAGAATTAGGAAAAATAATTTTTTATGAAGTTTAGTCATGGATCGAAAAAAAGGAACAACTGACATCTTTTACAAATTTGACACACGTTAACTTGTGTGTTAACATATAAACATGATAAGAGAAATTGTATTCTACGAAACATCGGCGGGACGGAACCCCATTGATGAGTTTTTAAACACATTGTCATCCAAGCAGGCACAGAAAGCCGCTTGGGTTTTGAAACTTGTCGAAGACTTGGATATCGTTCCCTCCGAATACTTTCGGAAGATGACGAATACTGATGATTTGTGGGAAGTCCGAGTCAAGGCGGGTTCGAATATTTTTCGCTTTGTTGGATTCTTTGACGGACTAAATTTACTGGTCTTGGCTCACGCCTTTCAGAAAAAAACGCCAAAGACCCCACGGCAAGCAATTCAGCTTGCCGAAAAAAGAAAACGGGACTATTTGGGGAGGAAAAAGAAATGAGTGACCTGCAGAAGTACATTAAGAAACGGAAAGCACGAGATCCTGAATTCGCAAGTGAGTTCGACGCAGGATATGAACAGTTCAAAATTGGAGTGATGCTTAAGCGGGCAAGGGAAGAAGTTGGTGTTACACAGGAAGAACTCGCCATCAGGCTTCACACGAAAAAAACAGCTATATCCAGAATCGAAAATCACGCTGAGGATATCAAGCTTTCAACTATTGAGAAGTTTATACACGCACTCGGCAAACATCTCAGACTGGAAGTCACCTAAGAAAAAATGAAACCATGTCGTTGTAAGTTGGTAGTATTTCACAATCCTGATTATTGTTACGGTTTTCAACAAATATGGAAACAATATGGAAACATTACAGCTTTGAATTAAGCGGATAGAAAGGTATAATCAAAGATGTATAATATTGAAAAATATTTATCTGAAAATAAATCTAAAATAACACATATTTGTACACGTGTTAGTTTTATAATATTTCTAATAATATCAATCGCATCGGTTTGGCTAACAATAATCATTCGCAACGCCTATAGTGAAGTATTCTCGAGTTTTGGTACTGATTTACCAATTTGCGCAAAGATAAGTATATCTTTGCTATTTCCTTTTATAGTTACGGCAATAACTATTATAGGGTGTATATTTAACTTTTGGATTAAAGATAAGGTTTTGTGTATAACTCTATATAACTTATTTATTTTCATAGAAATTTTAATAGCCGTTTGTATAGCTAGTTGTTATTTTTTCCTTCCTTCATTCCATTTTGCCTAGTAAAACATACAAAGAGAGAATTTAACTACAGCGTTGCTCTTGCTTGGAGATATAGCAACATTTTTTAAAACTATTTCCTAAAACTATAAGAATCGTATAGCTCCGTATCATTCTCTTTGAGAATGAAGAAATTTACGGGATGAACAATTCCTGCCTACCGGCAGGCCGGCGACCGCTACAGAAGAAAGGCAGACCGAGGGTCTGCAACTACAGATACAAACAGTCGAATAGTAATTCGACCGCTACAAGTAAATGCAGAGAACGGGCAAGGCATGCCGTTGCCCCTACAGACCAGAACCGAGGCCGGTAAGATAAGCTAGAACGAGTTCAGGCAGATCTGTGGAATATCCGCCTTCAAGGACAGAGAAAACGGGCTTGTTCAGTTTTTTTATGAGTTCTCCGGTTTTTTGAAAGTCATCTTTTGTTAAAGCCATATCCGTTAGCGGGTCACCTTTGTATGCATCAAATCCGGCTGAAACGCCTATATAATCAGGGTCAAACTGCCCAACCTCCTGAAGAGCTCTTTCAAGCGCATGTATATAAACTTCTCCGCCGGTTCCGGGAGGGAGGGGAAAATTCCTGATATTTCCGCGGGACTCAGCGCCGGTTCCCGGGTAACACGGACTCTGGTGCAATGAGACATACAGGCAATTTTCTTTTTCCTGCAGAATATCTTCTGTACCGTTTCCGTGGTGACAGTCAAAATCAACAATAGCAATTTTCTTTTTCTTACAAAGGCGCAGTGCGGCAATAGCTATACTATTGAAATAGCAGAAGCCCATAAGATTGTTTCGCGTTGCGTGGTGTCCCGGCGGCCTCATAAGTGAGAAAGCATTTGAACCGGAAGCGGCAAGCTCCGACGCCTGTATTGCGGCCCCGCACGAAAGAAGGGCAAAATTATAAATATTGTCATAACACGGCGTATCGGGCTCGTAGAAATCCCCGTTTTTAACAGATTTCAGCAACTTTTCCGAGTGGGCAAGGAGAATATCTGAATCTCCGGCGGGCTCAGGAGTTATAAAGCTGAATCCTTCTTTTTCAAGAAGGGAATGGACACCTCTTATTCTTTCAGGTCTTTCAGGGTGCCCGGGAGAATTATATCCCATACAACTTTCGTCATAAATTATTTTTATTTTAAGATTTTTCTTGTTCATTTTATTTAATAAAAATATATTTCTTTCGGTTTTGAATTAGTGGCGGAAGAGCCGGTGGTTTATGAATGCGAGTTTAACGCCGAGTTTTTTTGCGGTTGCGGCCACGAGGCTGTCTTTTATAGAACCTGAGGGGGCCGCGACAACTTTTATTCCGGCTTTAGCGGCGGCACGGACAGAATCATCAAAAGGGAAGAACCCGTCTGAGACCATTACCGCTCCTTTCAGGTTCCCGCGGGTGTTCTTCTTTGCCCTGTCCACGGCGAGTTTCACGGATTCAATCCTGCAGCACTGACCCGGCCCGATACCTATGGTTTTTCCGTCTTTAACCACGAGCGAAGAGTTGGATGCGGCCTGAAATACCACCTGAAGACCGAACGCGACATCTGCTTTTTCGGATTTCGTGAGTTTACCGGTGACTTCGTTGAACCTGATCGCGGGAAATTTCATTTCCTGGACGAGATAGCCGCCGAGCGCCCGCTTTACCGCAAGTTTTGAGTCCCATTTCCGGTATTTGAAAAGTATCAGATTCTTTTTTTTACTCAGGACTTTGCGCGCGCCCTTATCAAAATCGGGGGCGCAGATCACTTCAAAGAAGTGTTTCACAAGCCGGGCAGCCGTCTTTTTAGTGACTTTCCTGTTAAATGAGACGATACCTCCGAAAGCGCTGACGGGGTCGCAGTCAAGGGCGTCTTTATACGCCTTATCCTGAAATTTATTTATTGCCGCGCCGCAGGGGTTCGTGTGTTTTATTATAACGCATCCACCCCCGGAGAACCTGATTACCGGAAGTATCGCGGCTTCCATATCCAGAATGTTGTTGTATGAAAGAGGTTTGCCCTGAAGAATCTTTCCCGGGAATGAGCCGTCCGAATAGAAGGCCGCTTTCTGGTGCGGATTTTCGCCGTATCTCAAGGCCATCATCTTCTTTAGCGGGAGCGACATATATTCGGGAAAATCCTTTGCCGGGGACAATATGTCTACGATACGCGCATTGTAGCGGGTACAGAGGTCAAATGATTTTACCACCAGATATTTTTTCAGTTCATCATCTATGTGCCCGGACTCTATAGCTTTCAAAACCGCAGGATAATCTTCAGTGTCGCAGACAGGGAGTACACGTTTATTGTTTTTCGCCGCCGCTCTCAGGAGAGAAAGGCCGCCGACGTCTATTGTCTCTATGAAGCCGGGCCCTTTCTTAAGTGTGTAGAAGTTTGTTACCACCATATCTATGAGGGGCAGCTTGAATTTCTTTATATCCGCTTTGTCTTCAGCCCTTGCAAGGATCCCGCCGAAAACCATGGGGTGAAGGGTCTTTACCCTGCCGCCCAGCATTTTAACGAAGCCGGTTACCCGGCTCAAATCCTTGACGGGAATGTTTTTTGAACGCAGGTAAGCGGCGGTGCCGCCGGAGGCGACAAGCTCCCAGCCGTTTTTCTTCAATCCCCTGCAGAATACATCTAGACCGCTTTTATCGGTGACACTGATCAGCGCGCGCATTTTTGCTCTTTTCATAATCCGGATTTAAGGTGGTTAAGCATCTTCATCACCGCGCTGAGCTGATCCGGCCCCAGCGTCGCCAGCCCGCAGGAAGGAGAAAACATCATATTTTTCATAAGCAGTTCACCGTTGACCCCCGCCTTTACAAGGACTTCCATTTCCGTGTCAATTTTTTTCTTTATCTCATCCGCGGACAGTTGTGATATTAATTTTTCAGCGGGAACAGCGCCGAACAATATCTGTCCGCCGTTTTCCAGGAAGTTATTCAGTTTTCCGGCGAAAGGGAGCAGAGAATAATTATAGGAATCAAAACTCAATATTTTAAAGGGAAGGTCGAGCAGAAGGCTCCAGTCTGTTTCTCCGCAGCAGTGTATGCCCGAAACCGCTTCCTTGTTGATCTCATCCAGCATTTCCTTTAAAAAGGCTTTTACTTCCTCCGGGTCAAGAGTGACAAAAGCGCTGCCTATTTGCGAGAGATAGGGTTCGTCAATGAACAGATAAACTTTGCCGTATGCCTTTTTTAATTCCCTTATCATCCACCGGGCTTTAAGGGTCAGTCCTTTGACCAGTATTTCCTTGAAGACATCGTGGTAGAAGACGGGTTTTTTATTTTCGTCGGTGACCGTCAGCCCGAACGAA
Protein-coding sequences here:
- a CDS encoding DUF3786 domain-containing protein, with amino-acid sequence MGYNAALDKAYNRLGEISDINNVSVGFFADEYVADIEKRTLTDADSGKIVPDFIAVLILHYLIKKIEGLPEETGKWISFKEMDGGEIYYPAFRKRAVEPVIRKYGANPEGLLLSIDRLGASNESAGDCSIKIYPLEGVPVLITVFGQDDEFPAEASVLFDRSIKNIFATEDAAVLAGLVASKIK
- a CDS encoding type II toxin-antitoxin system RelE/ParE family toxin yields the protein MREIVFYETSAGRNPIDEFLNTLSSKQAQKAAWVLKLVEDLDIVPSEYFRKMTNTDDLWEVRVKAGSNIFRFVGFFDGLNLLVLAHAFQKKTPKTPRQAIQLAEKRKRDYLGRKKK
- a CDS encoding helix-turn-helix transcriptional regulator, which gives rise to MSDLQKYIKKRKARDPEFASEFDAGYEQFKIGVMLKRAREEVGVTQEELAIRLHTKKTAISRIENHAEDIKLSTIEKFIHALGKHLRLEVT
- a CDS encoding histone deacetylase, yielding MKIIYDESCMGYNSPGHPERPERIRGVHSLLEKEGFSFITPEPAGDSDILLAHSEKLLKSVKNGDFYEPDTPCYDNIYNFALLSCGAAIQASELAASGSNAFSLMRPPGHHATRNNLMGFCYFNSIAIAALRLCKKKKIAIVDFDCHHGNGTEDILQEKENCLYVSLHQSPCYPGTGAESRGNIRNFPLPPGTGGEVYIHALERALQEVGQFDPDYIGVSAGFDAYKGDPLTDMALTKDDFQKTGELIKKLNKPVFSVLEGGYSTDLPELVLAYLTGLGSGL
- the purH gene encoding bifunctional phosphoribosylaminoimidazolecarboxamide formyltransferase/IMP cyclohydrolase, translating into MKRAKMRALISVTDKSGLDVFCRGLKKNGWELVASGGTAAYLRSKNIPVKDLSRVTGFVKMLGGRVKTLHPMVFGGILARAEDKADIKKFKLPLIDMVVTNFYTLKKGPGFIETIDVGGLSLLRAAAKNNKRVLPVCDTEDYPAVLKAIESGHIDDELKKYLVVKSFDLCTRYNARIVDILSPAKDFPEYMSLPLKKMMALRYGENPHQKAAFYSDGSFPGKILQGKPLSYNNILDMEAAILPVIRFSGGGCVIIKHTNPCGAAINKFQDKAYKDALDCDPVSAFGGIVSFNRKVTKKTAARLVKHFFEVICAPDFDKGARKVLSKKKNLILFKYRKWDSKLAVKRALGGYLVQEMKFPAIRFNEVTGKLTKSEKADVAFGLQVVFQAASNSSLVVKDGKTIGIGPGQCCRIESVKLAVDRAKKNTRGNLKGAVMVSDGFFPFDDSVRAAAKAGIKVVAAPSGSIKDSLVAATAKKLGVKLAFINHRLFRH